From the genome of Streptobacillus canis, one region includes:
- a CDS encoding ATP-binding protein, which produces TLANVILDRLLDHCNVININGKSYRVRDYYQE; this is translated from the coding sequence ACATTAGCTAATGTAATATTAGATAGGTTATTAGACCATTGTAATGTTATTAATATTAATGGTAAATCTTATAGAGTTAGAGATTATTATCAAGAATAA
- a CDS encoding ATP-binding cassette domain-containing protein — MDILMNFRDVFSSFSFTDHIFIAGGNGSGKSLIYKFMISGFDGKEKEKFLVDGTQVKKRQCIALGISRDDTLDEELKMTSKSYLYSRIETFREYINEEKLVNSINEYYESVKDLIEEDVFCLSNLKINFDIEKITSNIFKSIEYKLDNVNFSELSTSEKVNVQLEMYLNRLTDINDNTFLLIDDFDTIYIKNIFFEKLEYIISKTKELNTKCIFFVKNEDIIFKLVNEGYDVKFIRENKLIDLPNYENFIDEIYLYSEDEIKRKVEKIKKEKEYTIISELLK, encoded by the coding sequence ATGGATATTTTAATGAACTTTAGAGATGTGTTCTCTAGTTTTTCTTTTACAGATCATATTTTTATAGCTGGAGGTAATGGTTCCGGGAAAAGTTTAATATATAAATTTATGATATCAGGCTTTGATGGTAAAGAAAAAGAAAAGTTTTTAGTTGATGGGACACAAGTCAAAAAGAGGCAATGTATTGCATTAGGTATATCAAGAGATGATACTTTAGATGAAGAATTAAAAATGACATCAAAATCTTATTTGTATTCTAGAATTGAAACTTTTAGAGAATATATTAATGAGGAAAAATTAGTAAATTCTATTAATGAATATTATGAGTCTGTAAAAGATCTAATAGAAGAAGATGTATTTTGTTTATCTAATCTTAAAATTAATTTTGACATAGAAAAAATAACTTCAAATATTTTTAAATCAATAGAGTATAAATTGGATAATGTAAACTTTTCTGAATTGTCAACAAGTGAAAAAGTAAATGTACAACTTGAAATGTATTTAAATAGGTTAACAGATATTAATGATAATACTTTTTTATTAATAGATGATTTTGATACAATTTACATTAAAAATATTTTTTTTGAAAAATTAGAATATATTATTTCAAAAACTAAAGAACTAAACACTAAGTGTATTTTTTTTGTAAAAAATGAAGATATCATATTTAAATTAGTTAATGAAGGATATGATGTAAAATTTATTAGAGAAAATAAATTGATTGATTTACCAAATTATGAAAATTTTATTGATGAAATATATCTTTATTCAGAAGATGAGATAAAAAGAAAAGTTGAAAAAATAAAAAAAGAAAAAGAATACACTATTATTTCTGAGTTATTAAAATAA
- a CDS encoding IS3 family transposase, which yields MIEEDVVCVIRAKKKRFKKSSEEYIVENILRRDFSTNKDNEKISTDVTEINTGEGKIYLSGIIDMHSKSLITYNIGNNNNNELVFNNFKDFINNNDIDLSNITLQSDRGFQYTSYGFKQIIKEMKHSMNRPGHCPDNTPIESFWGIFKSECYYNPLLKDRFKTKEEAIKTIEDYIYFYNNVRINLKGTTPNQIRNNSLNL from the coding sequence ATGATAGAAGAAGATGTAGTTTGTGTTATTAGAGCTAAGAAGAAAAGATTTAAGAAATCTAGTGAAGAATATATAGTTGAAAATATATTAAGAAGAGACTTTAGTACAAATAAAGATAATGAGAAGATATCAACTGATGTAACAGAGATTAATACAGGAGAAGGTAAAATCTATTTAAGTGGTATAATAGATATGCATTCTAAATCATTAATAACATACAATATTGGAAATAATAACAATAATGAGCTTGTATTTAATAATTTTAAAGATTTTATTAATAATAATGATATAGACTTATCAAATATAACATTACAAAGTGATAGAGGATTTCAATATACTTCATATGGATTTAAACAGATAATAAAAGAAATGAAACACAGTATGAATAGACCTGGACATTGTCCTGATAATACACCTATTGAATCATTTTGGGGTATATTTAAGTCTGAATGCTATTACAATCCATTATTAAAGGATAGATTTAAGACTAAAGAAGAAGCAATAAAAACAATAGAAGATTATATATATTTTTACAATAATGTTAGGATAAATTTAAAAGGAACTACTCCTAATCAAATTAGAAATAATTCCTTAAATCTATAA
- a CDS encoding helix-turn-helix domain-containing protein, producing the protein MRRKSKLSFEERLQIVKEYLEEDISLTLLSKKYIYARSKIQLMISRFKRHGEYGLKEVGSRNRSYTKEFKVRLVKEYLDGASITSLTIEYLISHSLVKRWIKEYNEGNIKAYLPKGEIYSMRSPKLSKETKQNIAKECIENGKNYKEICVKYGVSYSNLYSWVLKYEKYGATLDLNNAKSEKERYEILLKLKEKENEILKAELEILKKNEEILEGLKKKKY; encoded by the coding sequence ATGAGAAGAAAAAGTAAATTAAGTTTTGAAGAAAGATTACAAATTGTTAAAGAATACTTAGAAGAAGACATCTCATTAACTTTATTATCAAAAAAATATATTTATGCTAGAAGTAAAATTCAATTAATGATTTCAAGATTTAAAAGACACGGTGAATATGGACTTAAAGAAGTAGGATCTAGAAATAGAAGTTATACAAAAGAGTTTAAAGTTAGGCTTGTAAAAGAATATTTAGATGGAGCTAGTATTACTAGTTTAACTATAGAATATTTAATTTCACATAGTCTTGTAAAAAGATGGATTAAAGAGTATAATGAAGGAAATATTAAAGCCTATTTACCTAAAGGAGAGATATACTCTATGAGAAGTCCTAAACTAAGTAAAGAAACAAAACAAAATATTGCAAAAGAATGTATTGAAAATGGAAAGAATTACAAAGAAATATGTGTTAAATATGGAGTAAGTTATTCAAATCTTTATTCATGGGTTTTAAAGTATGAGAAATATGGAGCAACTCTTGATTTAAATAATGCAAAATCAGAAAAAGAAAGATATGAAATATTACTTAAGCTTAAAGAAAAAGAGAATGAAATACTAAAAGCAGAGCTTGAGATATTAAAAAAAAACGAAGAGATCCTAGAAGGTTTGAAGAAAAAGAAATACTAG